The following DNA comes from Agromyces mangrovi.
GCTCGCGCGGCGGCGCGATAGACCGCCAGTGCCATCTCGTCGTTGCACGCGAACACCCCGACGCGCGACTTGTCGGTCACGAGTTTCATCAGGTCGGCGGTGAGCGGGGAATCGGTCCAGCGCGAGTCGACATGTGCGATCTCCGCGTCCGGGCGGAGCTCGGCGATCGCCTGACGGAAGCCCTCCTCGCGCGCGCGACCGAATCGGTAGCGCGGCACGCCCGTGACCACGGCGAACCGTTCGACGTCGCAGCCGGCCAGGTGTGCGCCGGCGTCGTAGCCGCCCTGCCAGTCGGTGGTTCCCACGCTGGCGAGCTCGCCTTCGGGGTCCGACATCGGGTCGAGCAGCACGATCGGGATGCGCAGTCCGCGGATCTGGGCGAGCTGACTCGCCGTGGGGCGGATGATGCCGATGACGACGCCCGTCGGGCGGCGGGTGGCGACGCGGGTCGGCCAGTCGTCCGAGGGGTCCGGGCGGTCGAGGGTGAGCACCAGGTCGAATCCGAGCCGGAACGCAGCTTCGCGGGCTCCGGTGGTCATCGCG
Coding sequences within:
- a CDS encoding LacI family DNA-binding transcriptional regulator, translated to MSEPATTVTLKDVAEAAGVSVGTASRALSGRGDLTRGTRERVAEIARTLGYERSSGPRGRPTTLDPRLIEFVLGSFDDAWTDAMTTGAREAAFRLGFDLVLTLDRPDPSDDWPTRVATRRPTGVVIGIIRPTASQLAQIRGLRIPIVLLDPMSDPEGELASVGTTDWQGGYDAGAHLAGCDVERFAVVTGVPRYRFGRAREEGFRQAIAELRPDAEIAHVDSRWTDSPLTADLMKLVTDKSRVGVFACNDEMALAVYRAAARAGKRIPEDLSVVGFNDEPRAASSRPPLTSVHQPLRDMAARAIELVPELRRHDDAVHDRIELPCTLVVRGSTRPR